The genomic stretch TCCACATTGTGTAAAAAATTCTACAGTTTGAGGAGCTTGCATCTTGCTTGTCTCTACTAATAGATGGCCACCTGAAGCTAACCATAAAGGGGCATCTTCTGCTACTCTTTTATGAATATCATTACCATCAATACCGCCATCAAGTGCCACTTTTGGTTCATATAGCCGTGCTTCCAGAGGAAGAGATTTTATTGCCCCAGTTGGAACATATGGCGCGTTTGCTACTATAATATCAACATTTCCAAGTAAGCGAGCAGGCAATGAATTATAAAGGTCACCTTCAAATACAAAACCACCTTGTTTAGAAACATTGCGTTTAGCACATTGTACTGCATTATGATCAATATCGACTGCGTACAATTCAACCATCTCCACAGCATTGGAAATCGCTACACCTACTGCGCCAGTACCACAACAAAGATCGA from Arthrobacter citreus encodes the following:
- a CDS encoding putative protein N(5)-glutamine methyltransferase; translated protein: MENKIIEKLRNAGCVYAEEETELLISKAQTLEELIYMVNLRATGSPLELILGWAEFYGIKIEVAPAVFVPRRRTEFLVQKAVEFSIPGVKVIDLCCGTGAVGVAISNAVEMVELYAVDIDHNAVQCAKRNVSKQGGFVFEGDLYNSLPARLLGNVDIIVANAPYVPTGAIKSLPLEARLYEPKVALDGGIDGNDIHKRVAEDAPLWLASGGHLLVETSKMQAPQTVEFFTQCGLVANSLYNREFDATIVIGKKP